Proteins found in one Brevibacillus brevis genomic segment:
- the ccsB gene encoding c-type cytochrome biogenesis protein CcsB has translation MQLIQLSDWLLDIAFLLYVISSIVFAVAVTGKNWAGRDPKQHENRYGRIAYWLAVVGFVAQTGYVVARWIAGGHSPTSNMFEFMAFLDYCIILAYLIIYRIYKLTSIGAFVLPLGVIMLAYSYVFPKEITPLIPSLQSYWLHIHVTTAALGEGILAVGFAAGLMYLIRTVPQHISTKSTKWLEIVLAVVLMLVGFILMDSTFARMDQKTVFEMKKEEMNAAGQKVKPKVEYILPAIVAPADSTIIKEGPMSPLFEAPTWMEGKDAARKLNTMLWSILTGVILYGGLRLIFRKRLGAAIKPSVESVDPELLDEISYRAISIGYPVFTLGALIFAMIWAEEAWGRFWGWDPKEVWALVVWLFYSAYLHLRLSRGWIGAKSAWMSVIGFVIILITLVVVNLVIAGLHSYAGV, from the coding sequence GTGCAGCTCATTCAACTGAGTGACTGGTTATTGGATATCGCGTTTCTGCTCTACGTGATCTCGTCTATCGTCTTCGCTGTAGCCGTGACGGGTAAAAACTGGGCAGGGCGTGATCCCAAGCAACATGAAAATCGCTATGGACGGATTGCGTATTGGTTAGCCGTTGTCGGTTTTGTGGCGCAAACAGGGTATGTGGTTGCTCGCTGGATTGCCGGCGGCCATAGCCCGACGAGTAACATGTTTGAGTTTATGGCATTCTTGGATTACTGTATTATTCTGGCCTACTTAATTATTTACCGGATTTACAAGCTGACCTCGATTGGGGCGTTCGTTCTTCCGCTTGGGGTAATCATGCTCGCGTACTCGTACGTGTTCCCGAAGGAAATCACCCCACTGATTCCGTCTTTGCAGAGCTACTGGCTGCACATTCACGTGACAACTGCAGCCCTGGGTGAAGGGATTTTGGCGGTTGGTTTTGCAGCGGGTCTCATGTATTTGATCCGTACCGTTCCGCAGCATATTTCCACGAAAAGTACGAAATGGTTGGAGATTGTGCTGGCTGTGGTCCTGATGCTCGTTGGATTCATTTTAATGGATTCTACCTTTGCTCGTATGGATCAAAAGACGGTATTCGAGATGAAGAAAGAAGAAATGAATGCAGCGGGACAAAAGGTAAAACCGAAAGTGGAGTACATCCTGCCTGCAATTGTTGCACCGGCTGATTCAACCATCATCAAGGAAGGGCCAATGTCACCACTCTTTGAGGCACCTACCTGGATGGAAGGAAAAGACGCTGCACGGAAATTGAATACGATGCTGTGGTCAATCCTTACAGGGGTAATTCTGTATGGCGGATTGCGTTTGATTTTCCGAAAACGATTAGGGGCTGCTATCAAGCCTTCGGTTGAAAGCGTCGATCCTGAGCTTCTGGATGAGATCAGTTATCGAGCAATCAGTATCGGATATCCAGTGTTTACTCTCGGAGCCCTTATCTTTGCGATGATTTGGGCAGAAGAGGCGTGGGGACGATTCTGGGGGTGGGACCCGAAGGAAGTATGGGCATTAGTTGTCTGGCTTTTCTACAGTGCCTACTTGCACTTGCGTCTATCGAGAGGCTGGATCGGTGCAAAATCAGCATGGATGTCCGTCATCGGGTTTGTCATTATTTTGATTACACTGGTCGTGGTCAATTTGGTCATTGCTGGTTTGCACTCTTACGCTGGGGTGTAG
- a CDS encoding ATP-binding protein has translation MDVIFRSVVGKLWMTIIALFALVLTIFSLLLVQSFDSFYSNRQSKNLHDLADGIAVGLAQSPDMTAAMEMASRFGLVHHTGMVILDEKGKQVGMSEGAGLPRIPVERLLQNPALRLSDALAGKHPAPKTIYIDVNNSADHTNNKHELLAVAVPLEMAAGKTGAVVMYQAIEDFDDTVREVRFLIFVVGVIGFVSTTVFAFFLSSRIATPLRQMKETAHRIAEGDFHAEIPIRTQDETGELAASFNTMASKLNQLVDALSKEKEQLASVLRSMVDGVVMIDANGKLAVTNPPAERFLRDWDFEHSDEPVPLFPFYQQVLQTGQEVTEDIPVQGRIWSVVMVPLNDRDQIRGAVAVLRDITQERKLDKMRNDFVANVSHELRTPLSMLQGYSEAIVDDIVATPEEHKELAQIIYDESARMTKLVNELLSLARMEAGHVELFQETMELRPYLERIQRKFTNLAREREIHLFLEISTTHTHVFIDPDRMEQVLTNLIDNALRHTPSGGSVTIRARGDKTLLVEISDTGSGIPQEDLPFVFERFYKADKARTRGRLGGTGLGLAIAKNLVEAHGGTISVQSKLGEGTTFTIALMLHKNK, from the coding sequence GTGGACGTTATTTTTCGCAGTGTAGTCGGAAAGCTATGGATGACCATTATTGCCTTATTTGCTCTTGTCTTGACGATCTTCAGTTTGTTGCTCGTTCAATCCTTTGACAGCTTTTATAGCAATCGGCAGTCCAAGAATTTGCACGATTTGGCAGACGGGATCGCAGTCGGTTTGGCGCAGAGTCCAGATATGACTGCCGCTATGGAGATGGCCTCCAGGTTTGGTTTGGTCCATCATACGGGCATGGTCATTCTCGATGAAAAAGGCAAGCAAGTCGGTATGAGCGAGGGGGCTGGGCTCCCTCGTATTCCGGTTGAGCGATTGCTCCAAAATCCTGCATTGCGTTTGTCTGATGCGCTGGCGGGCAAGCATCCTGCACCCAAAACGATCTATATTGATGTGAATAATTCGGCCGATCATACAAATAACAAGCATGAACTTCTCGCCGTCGCTGTTCCTTTAGAAATGGCAGCAGGGAAAACGGGTGCAGTGGTCATGTATCAGGCGATTGAAGATTTTGATGATACGGTTAGGGAAGTCAGATTTTTAATTTTTGTGGTTGGCGTCATCGGATTTGTTTCTACCACTGTATTCGCCTTTTTCCTTTCATCGCGTATTGCGACTCCATTACGTCAGATGAAAGAAACGGCGCATCGCATTGCGGAAGGGGACTTTCATGCTGAAATCCCGATCAGGACCCAAGACGAGACTGGTGAACTGGCGGCTTCGTTTAACACGATGGCAAGCAAGCTCAATCAGTTAGTCGATGCACTGTCCAAAGAGAAGGAGCAGCTGGCGAGCGTTCTTAGAAGCATGGTAGATGGTGTTGTGATGATAGATGCGAACGGTAAGCTGGCTGTAACGAATCCGCCAGCGGAACGTTTTTTGCGAGATTGGGATTTCGAGCATTCGGATGAGCCTGTTCCGCTGTTCCCGTTCTATCAGCAGGTTTTGCAAACCGGACAGGAAGTGACAGAAGATATCCCTGTTCAAGGACGCATATGGTCGGTTGTCATGGTACCTTTGAATGATCGGGATCAAATCCGAGGTGCTGTCGCAGTTCTTCGAGACATCACGCAGGAGCGTAAGCTGGATAAGATGCGCAATGATTTCGTGGCGAACGTATCCCATGAGCTGCGAACACCTCTATCCATGTTGCAAGGGTACAGTGAAGCGATTGTGGATGATATTGTGGCAACACCGGAAGAGCATAAAGAATTGGCCCAGATCATCTATGACGAGTCAGCGCGTATGACCAAGCTGGTGAATGAATTGCTCAGTTTGGCACGGATGGAAGCGGGGCATGTTGAGTTGTTCCAGGAGACGATGGAACTGCGTCCGTATTTGGAGCGCATTCAACGTAAATTCACCAATTTGGCGAGAGAACGCGAAATCCATCTCTTCCTTGAAATATCGACGACGCATACCCATGTATTCATTGATCCCGATCGCATGGAGCAAGTGCTAACGAACTTGATCGATAATGCGCTGCGACATACACCAAGTGGAGGAAGCGTCACCATTCGGGCTCGCGGGGATAAAACATTGCTGGTTGAGATAAGCGATACAGGCAGTGGCATCCCACAAGAAGATTTGCCGTTTGTTTTTGAACGATTTTATAAAGCTGACAAGGCTCGCACACGTGGACGACTAGGCGGAACTGGTCTTGGACTAGCCATCGCGAAAAACCTTGTCGAGGCACACGGGGGCACTATCAGTGTGCAAAGTAAGCTGGGTGAGGGAACGACATTTACAATCGCCTTGATGCTGCATAAAAACAAGTAG
- a CDS encoding response regulator transcription factor — MEKMARILVVDDEERIRRLLKMYLERENFLIDEADNGEQAVEMAVGSDYDIILLDLMLPGMDGIEVCQRVREFKATPIIMLTAKGEETNRVHGFEAGVDDYVVKPFSPREVMYRVKAILRRSSATAYLKTETFNSHSVLVFPELTIDHDAHKVIASGQEVSLTPKEYELLHYLALSPDKVFTREELLKDVWHYEFFGDLRTVDTHIKRLREKLNRVSPQAANMIATVWGVGYKLEVPK, encoded by the coding sequence ATGGAAAAAATGGCACGTATACTCGTGGTGGATGATGAAGAACGCATTCGCAGACTACTGAAAATGTACTTGGAAAGAGAAAACTTCCTGATTGATGAAGCAGATAACGGAGAGCAAGCAGTCGAAATGGCTGTGGGAAGTGACTATGATATCATTTTGCTCGACTTGATGCTGCCAGGAATGGACGGGATCGAGGTATGCCAGCGTGTTCGTGAATTCAAGGCAACCCCTATTATTATGCTGACGGCAAAAGGGGAAGAAACGAACCGCGTTCACGGGTTTGAGGCAGGGGTAGACGATTATGTTGTGAAACCGTTCAGCCCGCGTGAAGTCATGTACCGGGTAAAAGCGATTCTTCGCCGTTCTTCCGCGACAGCTTATTTGAAGACAGAGACATTCAACAGTCATTCCGTCCTTGTTTTCCCGGAACTGACCATTGACCACGATGCACACAAGGTCATTGCAAGTGGCCAAGAGGTGAGCCTGACTCCAAAAGAGTATGAGCTTTTGCACTACTTGGCATTGTCGCCGGATAAAGTCTTCACGCGTGAAGAGCTCCTGAAAGATGTGTGGCACTACGAGTTCTTTGGCGATTTGCGTACGGTGGATACGCATATCAAGCGTCTCCGCGAAAAATTGAACCGTGTTTCTCCACAAGCAGCCAATATGATCGCCACGGTTTGGGGCGTCGGATACAAGCTAGAGGTGCCAAAGTAA
- the resB gene encoding cytochrome c biogenesis protein ResB translates to MDQRKCECGHTNPVGTLLCESCGKPLNVEVHEQTSFPDMRYEGMARRSQTNNTKVIDRVWNFFSSVKIAIGIIIVILVASAVGTIFPQQMYIPVPVPTEADVARFYTETYGTLGTIFYGLGFHNMYSSWWFVTLLVMLGTSLVICSLDRVVPLYKALKKPRLNQHKSFLKGQKLFAEGELAPDANQEAILDASALALKEKGYRIFRTERAIMAEKGRFSRWGPYINHIGLILFLVGTLMRSLPGFYLDEYVWVREGQTMAIPNTPYYIKNENYTTEYWSEEEMPEQLELKGGAIVKSYQTDAILYENKSADVPGKKPDLVEVQKGPIVVNHPMEQDSLYIYQSGVQEMQLGALNFTVVDLKNNKKEIGLIKIDLYNPQPEQTIADGFTVRILDYFPDFIMGKDGKPATKTNLPKNPMVALELIGDNGKYNEKLVYLEGTILTQKNDPRYGLDIKMPDLIDIAGLNVRVDKALPLIYFGSFIFLAGVAIGVFWQHRRVWVQTQEGSILVAAHTNKNWFGLRREVDGLVKQAELPVTIEDKTKAKA, encoded by the coding sequence ATGGATCAGCGAAAATGCGAATGCGGTCATACCAACCCGGTTGGGACGCTGCTCTGTGAGTCTTGCGGGAAGCCTTTGAACGTGGAAGTCCACGAGCAGACATCGTTTCCTGACATGCGTTATGAAGGAATGGCAAGACGTTCTCAAACGAATAACACGAAGGTAATCGACCGAGTCTGGAACTTTTTTTCTTCGGTCAAAATTGCAATCGGTATCATTATTGTCATTTTGGTGGCGTCCGCAGTCGGAACCATCTTTCCGCAGCAAATGTACATACCAGTACCCGTACCGACAGAAGCAGATGTTGCCCGCTTTTATACGGAAACATATGGTACGCTTGGAACGATTTTTTACGGCCTTGGATTTCACAATATGTACTCGTCCTGGTGGTTTGTGACGCTTCTGGTTATGCTCGGTACATCTTTGGTTATCTGTAGTCTGGACCGCGTAGTACCGCTGTATAAAGCGTTAAAGAAGCCGAGATTGAACCAGCACAAGTCCTTCTTGAAAGGGCAAAAGCTGTTTGCAGAGGGTGAGCTTGCTCCAGACGCCAATCAGGAAGCAATACTGGACGCCTCCGCTCTGGCATTAAAAGAAAAAGGATACCGCATTTTCCGCACGGAGCGAGCGATTATGGCTGAAAAAGGCCGTTTTAGCCGTTGGGGTCCTTACATTAATCACATTGGATTGATTTTGTTTTTGGTCGGTACCTTAATGCGAAGCCTGCCTGGCTTTTACTTGGACGAGTATGTCTGGGTGCGTGAGGGACAAACAATGGCGATTCCGAATACCCCTTACTACATAAAAAACGAGAACTACACGACAGAGTATTGGTCGGAAGAAGAAATGCCGGAGCAACTGGAGCTTAAGGGTGGAGCCATCGTGAAGAGCTACCAGACAGATGCCATTTTGTATGAAAATAAAAGCGCTGACGTTCCAGGGAAAAAGCCGGATTTGGTAGAAGTACAGAAGGGGCCGATCGTCGTGAATCATCCGATGGAGCAGGACAGCCTCTACATTTATCAGAGCGGCGTGCAAGAGATGCAGCTTGGAGCGCTCAATTTTACAGTGGTCGATTTGAAAAACAATAAAAAAGAAATCGGCCTTATCAAAATTGATCTGTACAATCCACAGCCCGAGCAAACCATTGCGGATGGGTTCACGGTACGGATTTTGGATTACTTCCCCGATTTTATAATGGGAAAAGACGGGAAGCCTGCGACGAAAACCAATTTACCTAAAAATCCGATGGTCGCATTAGAACTCATTGGAGACAATGGCAAGTACAACGAAAAATTGGTATATCTTGAAGGAACCATTCTTACACAGAAAAATGATCCTCGTTACGGCCTCGACATCAAAATGCCTGATTTAATCGATATTGCAGGGCTGAATGTACGGGTGGACAAAGCATTGCCACTGATTTATTTCGGTTCATTCATTTTCCTTGCGGGCGTTGCAATCGGTGTGTTCTGGCAGCATCGCCGGGTTTGGGTACAGACGCAAGAGGGAAGTATCTTGGTAGCGGCCCATACGAATAAAAACTGGTTCGGTCTTCGCAGGGAAGTAGACGGGCTGGTTAAACAAGCGGAGCTCCCTGTCACGATAGAAGATAAAACGAAGGCCAAGGCCTAA
- the resA gene encoding thiol-disulfide oxidoreductase ResA — protein MNKSNRTYVRIAVLGVLLVALVFALYSSFVKDPGAVKVGSDAPNFSLEQLNGPELALESLKGKGVILNFWGTWCEPCKEEMPALQKQYTKFKDKGLVVIGVNIGESPVAVEPFVKQFEIDFPILLDRQSEITKLYRIGPIPTTFFIDPDGEVREVFIGQLDEAMIESKVTKILP, from the coding sequence ATGAACAAAAGCAATCGTACATATGTCAGGATCGCGGTATTGGGTGTTTTGCTTGTGGCGCTGGTCTTTGCACTCTATTCCAGCTTTGTGAAGGACCCCGGTGCTGTGAAAGTAGGTAGCGATGCTCCGAATTTTAGTTTGGAACAATTGAATGGACCAGAGCTGGCTCTGGAAAGTTTGAAAGGAAAAGGCGTTATCCTCAATTTCTGGGGCACATGGTGTGAACCCTGTAAGGAAGAAATGCCGGCATTGCAAAAGCAATATACGAAGTTTAAAGATAAGGGATTGGTTGTAATTGGCGTCAATATCGGAGAATCGCCAGTTGCCGTAGAACCATTCGTAAAGCAGTTCGAGATTGACTTCCCTATTTTGCTCGATCGCCAATCGGAAATTACAAAGCTGTATCGAATTGGTCCGATTCCGACGACCTTTTTCATCGACCCAGATGGAGAAGTGCGGGAAGTATTTATCGGGCAATTGGATGAAGCCATGATTGAGTCAAAAGTAACAAAAATCTTGCCGTAA